In a single window of the Myxococcaceae bacterium JPH2 genome:
- a CDS encoding S8 family serine peptidase, protein MKRWLWLGLFGLIACKDKPPPTQAAQVCPGTSEESLPSTAEAALTQATEDVLVTFKPRASAMSAAAATTDFAAGLERSGAIVKHRFPRLRTVSARMTPAALAALKNNPDVESVEPNRPVHALGLSPGLPPTSLMGVTTRNSVGHVGEYTEGLKMVQAPQVWDANNDGVFDDGRPTGAGITVCVIDSGWDNRQPELQAAYVGGKDFVDNDDNPLDQKVDVTGTVTWGGGHGTHVAGTIAAQLAAGGHVLPGQDPNGVVGVAPGVSLLVARVLDVKGNGSTADVIAAVQWCHDQHANIASLSLGSPEPSDKEKAVFEAVWEGGKGMLSIAASGNAGSDDPAQSQPISYPAAYDTVMAVGAVDMTGKHASFSQYGPQLSVVGPGVNVLSSVIIDSASYADIASGGARFPSTPLEYTGVGSYTGRLVNCGVGDSIHACGTEATCDGFVAYVDRGGGVFFEDKARNAIQAGAHAVIIGNNDGDDGAGNFTLTNPSRIWVPTSSVSLASAQTIKGLFGQQVTVDINGVDYQRETGTSMATPHVSGVAALVWSSRPSLTAQQVRTVLENSAKRDDSPGVPLHDDKFGWGLVQALDAINKAAALPASTP, encoded by the coding sequence ATGAAGCGTTGGCTTTGGCTCGGGTTGTTCGGACTCATCGCTTGCAAAGACAAGCCTCCCCCCACGCAGGCGGCGCAGGTTTGCCCCGGAACCAGTGAGGAGTCCCTGCCTTCCACCGCGGAGGCGGCACTCACCCAGGCCACCGAGGACGTGCTCGTCACCTTCAAGCCGCGCGCGTCCGCGATGAGCGCGGCGGCGGCGACGACGGACTTCGCCGCGGGACTCGAGCGCTCGGGCGCCATCGTCAAACATCGCTTCCCTCGGCTGCGCACGGTGTCCGCGCGCATGACTCCCGCCGCGCTCGCCGCGCTGAAGAACAACCCCGACGTGGAGTCGGTGGAGCCCAACCGTCCGGTGCACGCGCTGGGACTGTCGCCGGGGCTGCCGCCCACCTCGTTGATGGGCGTGACGACCCGGAACTCGGTGGGGCACGTGGGCGAGTACACCGAGGGCCTGAAGATGGTGCAGGCCCCTCAGGTGTGGGACGCGAACAATGACGGCGTGTTCGATGATGGCCGGCCCACGGGCGCGGGCATCACCGTGTGCGTCATCGACAGCGGCTGGGACAATCGCCAGCCGGAGCTGCAGGCCGCGTACGTGGGCGGCAAGGACTTCGTCGACAACGACGACAATCCGCTGGACCAGAAGGTGGACGTGACGGGAACGGTGACGTGGGGCGGTGGGCACGGCACGCACGTCGCGGGCACCATCGCGGCGCAGCTCGCCGCGGGCGGACACGTGCTTCCGGGGCAGGACCCCAACGGCGTGGTGGGCGTGGCGCCGGGCGTGTCCCTGCTCGTCGCTCGCGTGCTGGATGTGAAGGGCAATGGCAGCACGGCGGACGTCATCGCGGCGGTGCAGTGGTGTCATGATCAGCACGCGAACATCGCCTCGCTGTCGCTGGGCTCGCCCGAGCCGTCCGACAAGGAGAAGGCCGTGTTCGAGGCGGTGTGGGAGGGCGGCAAGGGAATGCTGTCCATCGCGGCCAGCGGCAACGCCGGGTCGGATGACCCTGCTCAGTCTCAGCCCATCTCCTATCCGGCCGCGTATGACACGGTGATGGCCGTGGGCGCGGTGGACATGACGGGCAAGCACGCGAGCTTCTCGCAGTACGGCCCGCAGCTCTCCGTGGTGGGGCCGGGCGTCAACGTGCTCAGCTCCGTCATCATCGACTCGGCGTCGTATGCGGACATCGCGTCCGGCGGCGCGCGCTTCCCGTCCACGCCGCTGGAGTACACGGGCGTGGGCTCGTACACGGGCCGGCTGGTGAACTGCGGCGTGGGTGACAGCATCCACGCGTGTGGCACCGAGGCCACCTGTGATGGCTTCGTCGCGTACGTGGACCGTGGCGGCGGCGTCTTCTTCGAGGACAAGGCGCGCAATGCCATCCAGGCGGGCGCGCACGCGGTCATCATCGGCAACAACGATGGGGATGATGGCGCGGGCAACTTCACGCTCACCAATCCTTCGCGCATCTGGGTCCCGACGTCCTCGGTCTCGCTCGCCTCGGCCCAGACCATCAAGGGGCTCTTCGGCCAGCAGGTGACGGTGGACATCAACGGCGTGGACTACCAGCGCGAGACGGGCACCTCCATGGCCACCCCGCACGTGTCCGGCGTGGCCGCGCTGGTGTGGAGTTCGCGCCCGAGCCTCACCGCGCAGCAGGTGCGGACCGTGCTGGAGAACTCGGCGAAGCGAGACGACTCGCCGGGCGTTCCCCTGCATGACGACAAGTTCGGCTGGGGCCTCGTCCAGGCGCTCGACGCCATCAACAAGGCCGCCGCGCTTCCCGCCTCCACGCCGTGA
- a CDS encoding zf-HC2 domain-containing protein — protein sequence MSAPCPEHPLEALLAGELPFDEAERVQRHVDGCAACTQSMAWLKLERGWMAQRARRTPQRRALDFSALETRLASARALRARTQGRWSHQGKMALGAIAALLFIVFNVTQQLPQAPTEDAWGLDAWSVSSSGETCVDPTREAVAALEARVGACLVATPVALSIAR from the coding sequence ATGAGCGCCCCTTGTCCTGAACATCCGCTGGAGGCCCTGCTCGCGGGCGAGCTGCCCTTCGACGAGGCCGAGCGCGTCCAGCGCCATGTGGACGGCTGCGCCGCCTGCACCCAGTCGATGGCCTGGCTGAAGCTGGAGCGCGGGTGGATGGCCCAGCGCGCGCGCCGCACACCGCAACGCCGCGCGCTCGACTTCTCCGCGCTGGAGACCCGGCTCGCATCCGCGCGCGCCCTGCGAGCCCGGACCCAGGGCCGCTGGTCTCACCAAGGCAAGATGGCGCTGGGGGCCATTGCCGCCCTGCTCTTCATCGTCTTCAACGTGACCCAGCAGCTCCCTCAGGCTCCGACCGAGGACGCTTGGGGACTCGATGCCTGGTCCGTCTCCTCCTCGGGGGAGACCTGCGTGGATCCCACGCGTGAGGCCGTGGCTGCCCTTGAGGCGCGCGTGGGGGCATGCCTCGTGGCCACGCCCGTGGCGCTGTCGATTGCGCGCTGA
- a CDS encoding RNA polymerase sigma factor, with protein sequence MAFLSAVKMAMVGVIPSDTDRESTLLRRARAGDPAAFRTLFERHAPAVWRFLRDLLRDEAAADEATQETFVRAHGRLSALRDGDRLGAWLLGIARNVYLEARRRRGVTHVDVDDEAHEGQVEAMLPTPSPEDLLLDRELEGLLAEALGALREERRAALLLRIDHGLPYEEIASVMGWSLPKVKNEIHRARLRLRERLAGHVGGHS encoded by the coding sequence GTGGCATTCCTTTCCGCGGTGAAGATGGCGATGGTGGGTGTGATTCCGTCCGACACGGACCGGGAATCCACGCTGCTGCGTCGAGCGCGCGCCGGAGACCCCGCCGCCTTTCGAACCCTGTTCGAGCGGCACGCCCCCGCTGTCTGGCGCTTCCTGCGCGACTTGCTGCGCGACGAGGCGGCGGCGGATGAGGCCACGCAAGAGACCTTCGTGAGGGCCCATGGCCGGCTGTCGGCGCTGCGCGATGGGGACCGGTTGGGCGCGTGGCTGTTGGGCATCGCGCGCAACGTGTACCTGGAGGCGCGGCGGCGGCGGGGCGTGACCCACGTGGACGTGGACGACGAGGCCCACGAGGGTCAGGTGGAGGCGATGCTGCCCACGCCCTCGCCGGAGGACCTGCTGCTGGACCGGGAGCTGGAGGGCCTGCTGGCCGAGGCCCTGGGCGCGCTGCGCGAGGAGCGACGCGCGGCGCTGTTGCTGCGCATCGACCATGGCCTGCCCTACGAGGAGATCGCCTCGGTGATGGGCTGGTCGCTGCCCAAGGTGAAGAACGAGATTCACCGCGCGCGCCTGCGACTGCGCGAGCGGCTGGCGGGCCACGTCGGAGGTCATTCATGA
- a CDS encoding thioredoxin domain-containing protein, protein MSKPSVWVSLIVGLVLGAVGGRVSGSSEAAIAVAPKPSAAPRGAPVNPTVFRVPVEGSFVKGDEDALVTLVEFSDYQCPYCSRANATVRQLQARFGRDLRVVMKHHPLELHARALPAALAALAAGEQGKFWEMHERLFDAPKQLEDADLERHARELGLDVARWKQDLSSPKLAERIRQDSALALRLGAPGTPGFFINGRFLSGALPLEQFSALVEEELGKARAQVKAGTRAEDVYANILARGQEAAPARASPPPAQELPAQKVEVGTAPSRGPANAPVTLVAYSDFECPFCSRAVPTLKTLEQEYAGRLRVAFKQQPLAMHPHAKLAASAALAAHEQGKFWEMHDLLFSNQRALDRASLEGYAQSLGLDMKSFRTALDTGKNDARIAADMAEGLKIGAGATPTFFINGRPVVGAEPIDHFRRIIDDELRKAGLSAAR, encoded by the coding sequence GTGTCCAAGCCGAGTGTCTGGGTGAGCCTCATCGTGGGACTGGTGCTGGGAGCCGTGGGTGGCCGGGTCAGCGGCTCGAGCGAGGCCGCCATCGCGGTCGCACCGAAGCCGAGCGCGGCACCGCGTGGCGCGCCGGTGAATCCCACCGTGTTCCGCGTCCCGGTGGAGGGCTCCTTCGTGAAGGGAGACGAGGACGCGCTCGTCACCCTCGTCGAGTTCTCCGACTACCAGTGTCCGTACTGCTCGCGCGCGAACGCGACCGTGCGGCAGCTCCAAGCGCGCTTTGGCCGCGACCTGCGCGTGGTGATGAAGCACCACCCGCTGGAGCTGCACGCGCGCGCCCTGCCCGCGGCCCTCGCGGCGCTCGCCGCGGGAGAGCAGGGCAAGTTCTGGGAGATGCACGAGCGCCTCTTCGATGCGCCGAAGCAGTTGGAGGACGCGGACCTGGAGCGCCACGCGCGCGAGCTGGGCCTGGACGTGGCGCGCTGGAAGCAGGACCTGTCGAGCCCGAAGCTGGCCGAGCGGATCCGCCAGGACTCGGCGCTCGCGCTGAGGCTGGGCGCCCCGGGCACGCCGGGCTTCTTCATCAACGGGCGCTTCCTGTCGGGCGCGCTGCCGCTGGAGCAGTTCTCCGCCCTCGTGGAGGAGGAGCTGGGGAAGGCGCGCGCCCAGGTGAAGGCGGGCACCCGTGCGGAGGACGTGTACGCGAACATCCTCGCGCGAGGACAGGAGGCCGCTCCCGCCCGGGCCTCCCCGCCCCCCGCCCAGGAGTTGCCAGCGCAGAAGGTCGAGGTGGGCACCGCGCCCTCGCGAGGCCCCGCCAACGCCCCTGTCACGCTGGTGGCCTACTCCGACTTCGAGTGCCCCTTCTGCAGCCGGGCCGTGCCCACGCTGAAGACGCTGGAGCAGGAGTACGCGGGCCGGCTGCGCGTGGCCTTCAAGCAGCAGCCGCTGGCCATGCACCCGCACGCGAAGCTGGCCGCCTCCGCCGCGCTGGCCGCGCACGAGCAGGGCAAGTTCTGGGAGATGCACGACCTGCTCTTCAGCAACCAGCGCGCGCTGGACCGAGCCTCGCTGGAGGGCTACGCCCAGAGCCTGGGGCTGGACATGAAGTCCTTCCGCACCGCGCTCGACACAGGCAAGAACGACGCGCGCATCGCGGCGGACATGGCCGAGGGCCTCAAGATTGGCGCTGGCGCCACGCCCACCTTCTTCATCAACGGGCGCCCCGTGGTGGGAGCCGAGCCCATTGACCACTTCCGCCGCATCATCGATGACGAGCTGCGCAAGGCAGGCCTCTCCGCCGCGCGGTAG
- the glpD gene encoding glycerol-3-phosphate dehydrogenase: MRSESAALLQPPLSEGAVPVAPPPRAERLRALAAQEFDVLIIGGGVVGAGSARDAALRGLRVALVEREDFASGTSSRSSRLIHGGLRYLEHGHLGLVFESSIERQRLLKLAPHLVRPLAFVWPVYAGARVPRWKLNAGLMLYDALALFRNVKGYRRLSLPQMKEAEPGLRTDGLKGGARYYDAATDDARLTLANALGASAAGAVVVNHASVQRLVMEDGKARGAVVRDALTGQELTVRARAIVNATGPWSDEVRRLESSAAGGATVRGSKGVHLAVPRERLGNRDALTVLSPVDGRVMFILPAGPFAIIGTTETSTHAHPAEVRASEADVTYLLNSANAFFPEAHLTREDVVSAWAGIRPLVARGYHGGDSDAGSASREHAIDVSPSGVLAISGGKLTTFRVMARDVVNAVERHLGLAHRKPVTESLPLPGGDIADLDAELEAARQETGDAATAVHFVQAYGSAWRHVWALTRAQEALARPLAEGLPYRCAEVTWGVSHELVLTLSDLLTRRLKVAFETRDQGRQAARVAASVMAPLLGWDAAEQERQLAVYDADVQRVFGVDPAET; the protein is encoded by the coding sequence GTGCGCTCTGAATCTGCCGCCCTCCTCCAGCCCCCCCTGTCCGAAGGTGCCGTGCCGGTTGCTCCCCCTCCTCGCGCGGAGCGTCTGCGCGCACTGGCCGCGCAGGAGTTCGATGTCCTCATCATCGGGGGCGGCGTGGTGGGCGCGGGCTCGGCTCGGGACGCGGCCCTTCGCGGGCTGCGCGTGGCCCTGGTGGAGCGCGAGGATTTCGCCAGTGGAACGTCCAGCCGCTCGTCGCGACTCATCCACGGCGGCCTGCGCTACCTGGAGCACGGCCACCTGGGGCTCGTGTTCGAGTCGAGCATCGAGCGGCAGCGGCTCTTGAAGCTCGCGCCGCACCTGGTCCGCCCGCTCGCGTTCGTGTGGCCTGTCTATGCGGGTGCTCGCGTTCCGCGCTGGAAGCTCAACGCGGGGCTGATGCTCTATGACGCCCTGGCCCTGTTCCGGAACGTGAAGGGCTACCGGCGCCTCAGTCTTCCGCAGATGAAGGAGGCCGAGCCCGGGCTGCGTACCGACGGTCTCAAGGGTGGAGCGCGCTACTACGACGCGGCCACGGACGATGCGCGGCTCACGCTGGCCAATGCCCTGGGCGCGAGCGCGGCGGGCGCGGTGGTGGTCAACCATGCCTCCGTGCAGCGGCTCGTGATGGAGGATGGCAAGGCACGCGGCGCGGTGGTGCGTGATGCGCTCACGGGCCAGGAGCTCACGGTGCGCGCGCGGGCCATCGTCAACGCGACAGGGCCATGGAGCGATGAGGTCCGGCGCCTGGAGTCCTCGGCCGCGGGCGGTGCCACGGTGCGTGGCAGCAAGGGCGTTCACCTCGCGGTCCCTCGCGAGCGCCTGGGCAATCGCGACGCGCTCACGGTGCTTTCGCCGGTGGATGGGCGGGTGATGTTCATCCTCCCCGCGGGGCCCTTCGCCATCATCGGCACGACCGAGACGTCCACCCATGCGCACCCGGCCGAAGTGCGCGCGAGTGAGGCGGATGTGACCTACCTGCTGAACTCGGCGAATGCCTTCTTCCCCGAGGCGCACCTCACCCGTGAAGACGTGGTGAGCGCGTGGGCGGGGATCCGTCCCCTCGTGGCGCGCGGCTATCACGGGGGCGACTCCGATGCGGGCAGCGCCAGCCGAGAGCACGCCATCGACGTGAGCCCCTCGGGCGTGCTGGCCATCAGTGGCGGCAAGCTCACCACCTTCCGGGTCATGGCTCGCGACGTGGTCAACGCGGTGGAGCGACATCTGGGCCTGGCGCACCGCAAGCCCGTCACCGAGTCCCTGCCGCTGCCGGGCGGTGACATCGCCGACCTGGACGCGGAGCTGGAGGCGGCACGCCAGGAGACGGGTGACGCGGCGACGGCCGTGCACTTCGTGCAAGCCTATGGAAGCGCATGGCGTCACGTCTGGGCGCTCACCCGAGCGCAAGAGGCACTCGCCCGACCGCTCGCCGAGGGGCTGCCTTATCGATGCGCCGAGGTCACCTGGGGCGTGTCACACGAGCTGGTGCTGACCCTGTCCGACTTGTTGACCCGTCGCCTCAAGGTTGCCTTCGAGACGCGGGATCAGGGGCGGCAGGCCGCGCGCGTGGCGGCGAGCGTCATGGCCCCGTTGCTGGGATGGGATGCGGCGGAGCAGGAGCGCCAGCTCGCGGTCTACGACGCGGATGTCCAGCGCGTCTTTGGTGTGGACCCGGCGGAGACCTGA